A DNA window from Delphinus delphis chromosome 6, mDelDel1.2, whole genome shotgun sequence contains the following coding sequences:
- the ZNF189 gene encoding zinc finger protein 189 isoform X2, with the protein MASPSPPPEPKEWDYLDPAQRSLYKDVMMENYGNLVSLDVLNRDKDEEPTVKQEIEEIEEEVEPQGVIVTRIKSEIDQDPMGRETFELVGRLDKQRGIFLWEIPRESLTQEQRMFRGNTSIIRKRPNSEEKCHKCEECGKGFVRKAHFIQHQRVHTGEKPFQCNECGKSFSRSSFVIEHQRIHTGERPYECNYCGKTFSVSSTLIRHQRIHTGERPYQCNQCKQSFSQRRSLVKHQRIHTGEKPHKCSDCGKAFSWKSHLIEHQRTHTGEKPYHCTKCKKSFSRNSLLVEHQRIHTGERPHKCGECGKAFRLSTYLIQHQKIHTGEKPFLCIECGKSFSRSSFLIEHQRIHTGERPYQCKECGKSFSQLCNLTRHQRIHTGDKPHKCEECGKAFSRSSGLIQHQRIHTREKTYSYNETKESFDPNCNLIIQQEVYPKEKSYKCDECGKTFSVSAHLVQHQRIHTGEKPYLCTVCGKSFSRSSFLIEHQRIHTGERPYLCRQCGKSFSQLCNLIRHQGVHTGNKPHKCDECGKAFSRNSGLIQHQRIHTGEKPYKCEKCDKSFSQQRSLVNHQKIHAEVKIQETHECDACGEAFNCHISLIQHQKLHTTWMQ; encoded by the exons ATGGCCTCGCCTAGCCCCCCGCCAGAGCCAAAG GAGTGGGATTATCTGGATCCAGCTCAGAGAAGCCTGTATAAAGATGTCATGATGGAGAATTATGGAAACCTGGTCTCACTGG ATGTTTTGAACAGAGATAAGGATGAGGAGCCAACTGTGAAACAAGAAATTGAGGAAATTGAGGAAGAAGTGGAACCACAGGGTGTAATAGTTACAAGAATCAAAAGTGAAATTGACCAGGATCCTATGGGTAGAGAAACCTTTGAACTTGTTGGTAGGTTAGATAAACAGAGAGGAATCTTCTTATGGGAAATACCAAGGGAATCTTTGACCCAGGAACAAAGAATGTTCAGAGGAAACACTAGCATTATCCGTAAAAGACCAAATTCAGAAGAGAAATGTCATAAATGTGAAGAATGTGGAAAGGGTTTTGTCCGCAAGGCTCATTTCATTCAACATCAAAGGGTCCATACGGGAGAAAAACCTTTtcaatgtaatgaatgtgggaaaagtTTCAGTCGCAGTTCATTTGTTATTGAACATCAGAGAATCCACACTGGGGAAAGGCCCTATGAGTGTAATTACTGTGGAAAAACCTTTAGTGTGAGCTCAACCCTTATTAGACATCagagaatccacactggagagagaCCCTATCAGTGTAACCAATGTAAACAGAGCTTCAGCCAGAGAAGAAGCCTTGTTAAACATCAAAGGATTCACACAGGTGAGAAACCCCATAAATGTAGTgactgtgggaaagccttcagttGGAAATCACACCTGATTGAACATCAGAGAACTCAcactggtgagaaaccctatCACTGTACCAAATGTAAGAAAAGCTTTAGTCGAAATTCGTTACTTGTtgaacatcagagaattcacactgggGAAAGACCCCATAAATGtggtgaatgtgggaaagcctttagaTTAAGTACATACCTTATACAACACCAAAAAATCCACACTGGTGAGAAGCCTTTTCTTTGTATTGAATGTGGAAAAAGCTTCAGTCGGAGCTCATTCCTTATTGAACATCAGAGGATCCATACAGGTGAAAGACCTTATCAGTGCAAAGAGTGTGGGAAAAGCTTCAGTCAACTTTGCAACCTTACTcgtcatcagagaattcacacagggGACAAACCCCATAAATGTGaggaatgtggaaaagcctttagTAGAAGCTCAGGTCTTATTCAGCATCAGAGAATCCACACCAGAGAGAAGACTTATTCATACAATGAAACCAAGGAAAGTTTTGATCCAAATTGCAATCTTATTATACAGCAGGAAGTCTACCCTAAGGAAAAATCTTATAAATGTGATGAATGTGGGAAAACTTTTAGTGTCAGTGCTCATCTAGTACAACATCAAAGAATCCACACTGGTGAAAAGCCCTACCTATGTACTGTATGTGGGAAAAGCTTCAGTCGGAGCTCATTTCTTATTGAACACCAGAGAATCCACACTGGTGAGAGACCCTATCTGTGCAGACAGTGTGGCAAAAGTTTTAGTCAACTCTGTAATCTTATTCGACATCAGGGTGTTCACACAGGTAATAAACCCCATAAATGTGatgaatgtgggaaggcctttagcCGGAACTCAGGCCTTATTCAGCATCAGAGAATACATACAGGAGAAAAACCTTATAAGTGTGAGAAGTGCGACAAAAGTTTCAGTCAACAGCGCAGCCTTGTCAACCATCAGAAGATCCATGCAGAGGTGAAAATTCAAGAAACCCACGAATGTGATGCTTGTGGGGAAGCCTTCAATTGCCATATATCTCTTATTCAGCATCAAAAATTGCACACTACATGGATGCAGTAA
- the ZNF189 gene encoding zinc finger protein 189 isoform X1, with amino-acid sequence MASPSPPPEPKEEWDYLDPAQRSLYKDVMMENYGNLVSLDVLNRDKDEEPTVKQEIEEIEEEVEPQGVIVTRIKSEIDQDPMGRETFELVGRLDKQRGIFLWEIPRESLTQEQRMFRGNTSIIRKRPNSEEKCHKCEECGKGFVRKAHFIQHQRVHTGEKPFQCNECGKSFSRSSFVIEHQRIHTGERPYECNYCGKTFSVSSTLIRHQRIHTGERPYQCNQCKQSFSQRRSLVKHQRIHTGEKPHKCSDCGKAFSWKSHLIEHQRTHTGEKPYHCTKCKKSFSRNSLLVEHQRIHTGERPHKCGECGKAFRLSTYLIQHQKIHTGEKPFLCIECGKSFSRSSFLIEHQRIHTGERPYQCKECGKSFSQLCNLTRHQRIHTGDKPHKCEECGKAFSRSSGLIQHQRIHTREKTYSYNETKESFDPNCNLIIQQEVYPKEKSYKCDECGKTFSVSAHLVQHQRIHTGEKPYLCTVCGKSFSRSSFLIEHQRIHTGERPYLCRQCGKSFSQLCNLIRHQGVHTGNKPHKCDECGKAFSRNSGLIQHQRIHTGEKPYKCEKCDKSFSQQRSLVNHQKIHAEVKIQETHECDACGEAFNCHISLIQHQKLHTTWMQ; translated from the exons ATGGCCTCGCCTAGCCCCCCGCCAGAGCCAAAG GAGGAGTGGGATTATCTGGATCCAGCTCAGAGAAGCCTGTATAAAGATGTCATGATGGAGAATTATGGAAACCTGGTCTCACTGG ATGTTTTGAACAGAGATAAGGATGAGGAGCCAACTGTGAAACAAGAAATTGAGGAAATTGAGGAAGAAGTGGAACCACAGGGTGTAATAGTTACAAGAATCAAAAGTGAAATTGACCAGGATCCTATGGGTAGAGAAACCTTTGAACTTGTTGGTAGGTTAGATAAACAGAGAGGAATCTTCTTATGGGAAATACCAAGGGAATCTTTGACCCAGGAACAAAGAATGTTCAGAGGAAACACTAGCATTATCCGTAAAAGACCAAATTCAGAAGAGAAATGTCATAAATGTGAAGAATGTGGAAAGGGTTTTGTCCGCAAGGCTCATTTCATTCAACATCAAAGGGTCCATACGGGAGAAAAACCTTTtcaatgtaatgaatgtgggaaaagtTTCAGTCGCAGTTCATTTGTTATTGAACATCAGAGAATCCACACTGGGGAAAGGCCCTATGAGTGTAATTACTGTGGAAAAACCTTTAGTGTGAGCTCAACCCTTATTAGACATCagagaatccacactggagagagaCCCTATCAGTGTAACCAATGTAAACAGAGCTTCAGCCAGAGAAGAAGCCTTGTTAAACATCAAAGGATTCACACAGGTGAGAAACCCCATAAATGTAGTgactgtgggaaagccttcagttGGAAATCACACCTGATTGAACATCAGAGAACTCAcactggtgagaaaccctatCACTGTACCAAATGTAAGAAAAGCTTTAGTCGAAATTCGTTACTTGTtgaacatcagagaattcacactgggGAAAGACCCCATAAATGtggtgaatgtgggaaagcctttagaTTAAGTACATACCTTATACAACACCAAAAAATCCACACTGGTGAGAAGCCTTTTCTTTGTATTGAATGTGGAAAAAGCTTCAGTCGGAGCTCATTCCTTATTGAACATCAGAGGATCCATACAGGTGAAAGACCTTATCAGTGCAAAGAGTGTGGGAAAAGCTTCAGTCAACTTTGCAACCTTACTcgtcatcagagaattcacacagggGACAAACCCCATAAATGTGaggaatgtggaaaagcctttagTAGAAGCTCAGGTCTTATTCAGCATCAGAGAATCCACACCAGAGAGAAGACTTATTCATACAATGAAACCAAGGAAAGTTTTGATCCAAATTGCAATCTTATTATACAGCAGGAAGTCTACCCTAAGGAAAAATCTTATAAATGTGATGAATGTGGGAAAACTTTTAGTGTCAGTGCTCATCTAGTACAACATCAAAGAATCCACACTGGTGAAAAGCCCTACCTATGTACTGTATGTGGGAAAAGCTTCAGTCGGAGCTCATTTCTTATTGAACACCAGAGAATCCACACTGGTGAGAGACCCTATCTGTGCAGACAGTGTGGCAAAAGTTTTAGTCAACTCTGTAATCTTATTCGACATCAGGGTGTTCACACAGGTAATAAACCCCATAAATGTGatgaatgtgggaaggcctttagcCGGAACTCAGGCCTTATTCAGCATCAGAGAATACATACAGGAGAAAAACCTTATAAGTGTGAGAAGTGCGACAAAAGTTTCAGTCAACAGCGCAGCCTTGTCAACCATCAGAAGATCCATGCAGAGGTGAAAATTCAAGAAACCCACGAATGTGATGCTTGTGGGGAAGCCTTCAATTGCCATATATCTCTTATTCAGCATCAAAAATTGCACACTACATGGATGCAGTAA
- the MRPL50 gene encoding large ribosomal subunit protein mL50 produces MAGLWVCGVARRSFTWIVSGAPRRGFWSRFRKEKQPVVADTVEEVKKEPILVCPPLRSRTYVPPEDLHSRLESHVKEVFGSSVPNNWQDISLEDIHLKFSFLARLADDLGHAVPNSRLHQMCRVRDVLDFYNVPVQDRSKFDELIASNLPPNLKITWGY; encoded by the exons ATGGCGGGTCTCTGGGTGTGCGGCGTTGCCAGAAGAAGCTTCACGTGGATAGTCTCAGGGGCGCCACGCAGAGGTTTTTGGTCTCGATTCAG aaaagagaaacagcCAGTGGTGGCTGATACAGTAGAAGAGGTGAAGAAAGAACCTATTCTGGTGTGTCCACCCTTACGAAGCCGAACATACGTACCACCCGAAGATCTCCACAGTCGTTTGGAATCTCATGTCAAAGAAGTTTTTGGTTCATCTGTTCCTAACAATTGGCAGGACATCTCCCTGGAAGATATTCATCTGAAGTTCAGCTTCTTGGCACGTTTAGCTGATGACTTGGGCCATGCAGTGCCTAACTCCAGGCTTCACCAGATGTGCAGGGTCAGAGATGTTCTTGATTTCTATAATGTGCCTGTTCAGGATAGATCTAAATTTGACGAACTTATTGCCAGTAATCTGCCtcccaatttaaaaatcacttgggGTTACTGA